The Fictibacillus arsenicus genome contains a region encoding:
- a CDS encoding GntP family permease, with protein sequence MEVSGAQMVAGLVLGVIALIFLVLKTKVHAFLALIIAASIAGLVGGMEPGKVADTISAGFGSTLASIGIVIGLGVMIGRILEVSGAAETLAYSLIKAVGKKKEEWAMAIAGYIVSIPIFVDSAFVILNPLVKALSKKTGKSVISLGVALAVGLVITHSLVPPTPGPLGVAGIFGVDIGLMIALGLLFAIPTMIAGVLYAKWLGKRIYQVPDDSELGFTRPNKQGAYQEFIELASTRENDLPSLGRSLLPIVLPILLIFLNTTLTALELTSGFYGILIFLGKPIIAVSIGLIVAIYALAGDLSRSKTLDRMEEGIQTAGIILLVTGAGGALGNVLRESGAGNFIAEKIADLPLPAILIPFFVATIVRLVQGSGTVAMITAASISAPILSQLDVNMALAAQAAAMGSMVFSYFNDSLFWVVNRMLGIRDVKEQIMVWSVPTTICWFVGLISLLIANTIF encoded by the coding sequence ATGGAAGTTTCAGGAGCACAAATGGTAGCTGGTTTAGTTCTTGGTGTTATTGCATTAATTTTTCTTGTATTAAAAACAAAGGTACATGCGTTTTTAGCTTTAATTATTGCCGCTTCCATCGCAGGGTTGGTAGGTGGAATGGAACCTGGCAAAGTGGCAGATACCATTTCAGCAGGTTTCGGAAGCACGTTAGCATCCATTGGTATCGTTATTGGTTTAGGGGTTATGATCGGACGGATCCTTGAAGTATCCGGGGCTGCAGAAACATTAGCTTATTCATTGATCAAAGCAGTAGGGAAGAAAAAAGAAGAATGGGCAATGGCGATTGCTGGATATATCGTTTCCATTCCAATCTTTGTAGATTCAGCATTTGTTATCTTAAATCCACTTGTAAAAGCACTTTCTAAAAAGACAGGAAAATCAGTTATCTCATTAGGAGTAGCATTAGCAGTAGGTCTTGTAATCACACACTCCTTAGTACCTCCAACTCCTGGTCCACTAGGTGTAGCAGGGATCTTTGGAGTAGATATCGGCCTTATGATCGCACTTGGTCTTCTGTTTGCAATACCGACTATGATTGCAGGTGTACTTTACGCAAAATGGTTAGGAAAAAGAATCTATCAGGTACCAGATGATTCTGAGTTAGGTTTTACACGACCAAATAAACAAGGTGCTTATCAAGAATTCATTGAATTAGCAAGTACAAGAGAAAATGATCTTCCTTCTCTAGGGCGCTCACTTCTTCCGATTGTTCTTCCAATTCTATTAATCTTTTTAAATACGACGTTAACAGCCCTCGAATTAACATCCGGTTTCTATGGGATTCTCATATTCCTAGGTAAACCGATTATCGCAGTCAGCATTGGATTAATTGTAGCGATCTATGCCTTAGCTGGGGACTTAAGTCGTTCTAAGACACTTGACCGTATGGAAGAGGGGATTCAAACAGCTGGGATTATCCTTCTTGTAACAGGTGCAGGTGGAGCGCTTGGTAATGTACTTCGTGAAAGTGGCGCTGGAAACTTCATTGCAGAAAAAATTGCAGATCTTCCATTACCGGCTATTTTAATCCCATTTTTTGTAGCGACCATCGTACGTCTAGTACAGGGTAGCGGAACGGTAGCAATGATCACGGCGGCGTCCATTTCAGCACCGATTCTTTCACAGCTTGATGTGAATATGGCACTAGCTGCTCAGGCTGCAGCTATGGGATCGATGGTATTCTCATACTTCAACGACAGCTTGTTCTGGGTCGTTAACCGAATGTTAGGGATTAGAGATGTAAAAGAACAGATCATGGTTTGGTCCGTGCCAACTACAATCTGTTGGTTTGTCGGATTAATTAGTCTATTAATCGCAAATACGATCTTCTAA
- a CDS encoding putative hydro-lyase yields MNALDRMNPADARDMIRRGEWTKPTSGLANGYTQGNLVVLPKELAFEFLLFCQRNPKPCPVLYVTEPGSAVPALVAPDADLRVDIPKYRVYRRGELIEEKTDITDLWDDGMVGFLLGCSFTFEHALMNNGIPVRHIDRGCNVPMFKTNIECVKAGRFEGPMVVSMRPLPEKDVVRAVQVTSRFPSVHGAPVHIGNPESIGIYDLYQPDFGDPVQIHEGEVPVFWACGVTPQAVAMHVKPEIMITHAPGHMFITDVRDEKFGVL; encoded by the coding sequence ATGAATGCACTAGACCGTATGAATCCTGCTGATGCGCGTGATATGATCAGACGCGGAGAATGGACAAAGCCTACAAGCGGACTCGCTAACGGGTACACACAAGGAAACTTAGTGGTATTGCCAAAAGAACTGGCGTTTGAGTTCCTTCTGTTTTGCCAGCGGAACCCGAAACCATGTCCTGTGCTGTATGTGACGGAGCCAGGTTCAGCTGTCCCTGCGCTTGTCGCTCCTGATGCAGATTTGCGAGTGGATATTCCGAAGTATCGTGTTTATCGTCGAGGTGAGCTTATTGAGGAAAAAACCGATATTACTGACCTTTGGGATGACGGGATGGTTGGCTTTTTGCTTGGCTGCAGCTTCACGTTTGAGCATGCCTTGATGAATAATGGAATTCCGGTACGCCACATCGACCGCGGATGTAACGTTCCGATGTTTAAAACGAACATCGAATGTGTGAAAGCCGGCCGTTTCGAAGGGCCGATGGTCGTGAGCATGCGTCCGCTTCCTGAAAAAGACGTAGTGAGAGCCGTTCAAGTCACAAGCCGCTTCCCTTCTGTTCACGGCGCACCCGTTCATATCGGTAATCCCGAGAGTATCGGGATCTATGACTTGTATCAACCCGATTTCGGTGATCCCGTTCAGATCCATGAAGGCGAAGTTCCCGTGTTTTGGGCATGCGGCGTAACTCCTCAGGCAGTTGCGATGCATGTGAAGCCGGAAATCATGATCACCCACGCTCCAGGACATATGTTTATTACCGATGTACGGGATGAGAAGTTTGGGGTTTTATAA
- the pdxA gene encoding 4-hydroxythreonine-4-phosphate dehydrogenase PdxA: MTTNERAIIAIPMGDPAGIGPEITMKSLAKQEIYDVCKPLVIGDAAVLEKAITIVGAELKINEVSSPAEGKYELGTVDVINLNNIDMDQLQYGEVSAQGGQGAFEYIKKAVELAKSGEVKALATTPINKESLKAANVPYIGHTEMLEALAGSDDPLTMFEVKGMRIFFLTRHLSLKDAIAAMTKERVHDYLIRCDKALARLGVENRKWAVAGLNPHSGEGGLFGWEEVEQIKPGIEMAVADGINAVGPVPADSVFFQALNGKYDAVLSLYHDQGHIAAKMTDFHRTISITNGLPFLRTSVDHGTAFDIAGKNIAESISMEECIKLAAQYAPKFTANSL, translated from the coding sequence ATGACAACGAATGAGAGAGCGATTATTGCGATTCCAATGGGTGACCCAGCAGGTATTGGACCAGAAATTACAATGAAATCCCTTGCTAAACAAGAAATTTATGACGTATGTAAGCCGCTAGTGATTGGGGACGCAGCAGTACTTGAAAAAGCGATTACGATTGTTGGAGCAGAACTCAAGATTAACGAAGTAAGCTCTCCAGCAGAAGGAAAGTATGAGCTAGGAACCGTTGATGTGATCAATTTAAACAATATTGATATGGATCAGCTTCAATATGGAGAAGTTTCTGCTCAAGGCGGGCAAGGTGCATTTGAATACATTAAGAAAGCAGTAGAACTTGCAAAAAGCGGCGAAGTAAAAGCACTTGCCACTACACCAATCAATAAAGAATCACTAAAAGCAGCAAATGTTCCATATATCGGACATACAGAAATGCTTGAAGCACTTGCTGGTTCAGATGATCCTTTGACTATGTTTGAAGTAAAAGGGATGAGAATCTTCTTCTTAACGCGTCACTTATCACTAAAAGATGCAATTGCAGCTATGACAAAAGAACGTGTACATGATTACCTGATTCGCTGTGACAAAGCACTCGCTAGACTCGGTGTCGAAAACAGAAAATGGGCAGTAGCGGGATTAAACCCTCATAGCGGAGAAGGCGGACTGTTCGGTTGGGAAGAAGTAGAACAGATTAAACCAGGTATTGAAATGGCAGTTGCAGACGGCATCAATGCAGTTGGTCCTGTTCCAGCTGACTCCGTATTCTTCCAAGCTCTAAATGGAAAATATGACGCTGTTCTATCTCTATACCATGATCAAGGGCATATCGCTGCGAAGATGACTGATTTTCATAGAACAATTTCTATCACGAACGGCTTGCCTTTCTTAAGAACTTCTGTAGACCACGGAACAGCCTTTGATATTGCAGGGAAAAATATTGCTGAAAGCATAAGCATGGAAGAGTGTATTAAGCTGGCTGCTCAATATGCACCTAAATTCACGGCGAACAGCTTATAA
- a CDS encoding NRAMP family divalent metal transporter: protein MKKESKASILLGAAFLMATSAIGPGFLTQTTHFTSILAASFGFVILTSIIIDIGAQMNVWRIIAVSEKRAQDIANDVLPGLGFFLAALIVMGGLAFNIGNIAGAGLGVNVLFGVSPKMGALLSGVIAILVFVVREAGKAMDRFTQVAGFIMIALTVYVMFTAQPPVGEAVVKTFVPDTIDVLAIVTLVGGTVGGYITFAGAHRLLDAGIKGKENLGEVTRSSVSAIGIASIMRIFLFLAALGVVAQGLTLDPANPPASVFKLAAGNVGYKIFGVVMWAAAITSVVGAAYTSVSFIRTFSPTLEKYHKWIIIGFIAVSTLVFTIIGQPVKILILVGSLNGLILPISLGVMLIAAYKPKIVGDYKHPMWMTIFGVLIVVIMAIMSVYSLYTGLPKLFA, encoded by the coding sequence ATGAAGAAAGAATCGAAAGCTAGTATACTGCTAGGCGCCGCGTTTTTGATGGCGACATCCGCCATCGGACCTGGATTTTTAACACAAACGACACACTTCACGTCCATTCTCGCAGCAAGTTTTGGTTTTGTTATTTTAACTTCCATCATTATTGATATTGGTGCGCAGATGAACGTATGGCGAATTATCGCGGTTTCCGAAAAAAGAGCACAAGACATCGCAAACGATGTTCTGCCTGGCTTAGGATTTTTTCTTGCCGCGTTGATCGTGATGGGCGGACTAGCCTTTAACATCGGTAACATCGCTGGGGCTGGACTCGGGGTGAATGTTCTGTTTGGTGTTTCCCCTAAAATGGGTGCATTGCTCAGTGGAGTTATCGCCATTTTAGTATTCGTTGTCCGTGAAGCTGGAAAAGCGATGGACCGTTTTACGCAAGTTGCTGGTTTTATCATGATCGCGTTAACCGTTTATGTCATGTTTACCGCTCAGCCTCCTGTTGGTGAAGCGGTTGTAAAGACGTTTGTTCCTGACACGATCGATGTACTTGCAATCGTAACTCTAGTTGGGGGAACAGTCGGAGGGTACATCACATTTGCCGGTGCCCACCGTTTGCTTGATGCAGGAATCAAAGGAAAAGAGAATTTAGGAGAAGTCACAAGAAGTTCTGTTTCAGCAATCGGAATCGCATCTATCATGCGTATCTTCTTGTTCTTAGCCGCTCTAGGTGTCGTGGCGCAAGGATTGACGCTTGATCCAGCTAACCCGCCGGCTTCCGTGTTTAAATTAGCTGCCGGTAATGTTGGTTATAAAATTTTCGGTGTCGTAATGTGGGCAGCTGCCATCACTTCTGTTGTCGGTGCAGCTTACACGTCTGTTTCATTTATCCGTACATTTAGCCCAACTTTGGAAAAGTACCATAAGTGGATTATCATCGGATTTATCGCTGTTTCAACACTGGTTTTCACGATTATTGGACAGCCCGTTAAGATCCTAATTTTAGTTGGATCATTAAACGGATTAATTTTACCGATTTCATTAGGTGTGATGCTGATTGCAGCTTACAAACCAAAGATTGTCGGTGACTATAAACATCCAATGTGGATGACGATTTTCGGTGTGCTGATCGTTGTGATCATGGCAATCATGAGTGTTTATTCACTGTACACAGGACTGCCTAAGTTATTTGCATAA
- a CDS encoding YihY/virulence factor BrkB family protein — MNIVEILNQLSDRFFKMKVYDLSAQMAYYFLMSVFPFLLVIYSLMTYLPLNESNILELIQPYAPDATYALIEKTLSYTVRRQEGNLLSLSLVVTLWLSSMGFQCMKRILNDAYEVRNDEHKIKQIVESLLLTVGFMIAVLFSVIVPLFEKLLSVYLKGIFSIVEFQKLWIIVQWGIGTVFLLVFFIVLYSFAPSIRLGFSKVVPGAFFATIGWQLVSMGFASYVSGSNYSALYGQVAGLVVLMLWFYLSAMIIILGGLLNTVVFPHD; from the coding sequence ATGAACATCGTCGAGATCCTGAATCAATTGAGCGACCGCTTTTTTAAGATGAAAGTTTACGATCTATCTGCTCAGATGGCTTATTATTTTCTGATGTCGGTTTTCCCGTTTTTGTTAGTAATCTACTCATTAATGACTTATTTGCCTCTAAATGAGAGCAATATATTGGAGCTGATCCAGCCATACGCTCCTGATGCTACGTACGCTCTGATCGAGAAGACGCTATCTTATACGGTTAGGAGGCAGGAGGGAAATCTCCTTTCGTTGAGCTTAGTTGTTACATTGTGGCTTTCTTCCATGGGCTTTCAGTGCATGAAGCGCATTTTAAATGATGCGTATGAGGTTCGAAATGATGAACACAAAATAAAACAAATTGTGGAGAGTCTACTGTTAACAGTCGGGTTTATGATTGCAGTCCTGTTTTCAGTGATCGTTCCTCTTTTTGAAAAATTGTTAAGTGTGTATCTAAAGGGGATTTTTTCGATTGTTGAGTTTCAGAAGTTATGGATCATTGTGCAGTGGGGGATCGGGACTGTCTTTCTGCTGGTCTTTTTTATTGTGCTATATTCATTCGCGCCTAGCATCAGGCTCGGTTTTAGCAAAGTAGTTCCAGGAGCTTTCTTCGCTACGATCGGCTGGCAGCTCGTTTCAATGGGGTTTGCTTCGTATGTAAGCGGCAGTAATTATTCAGCGTTGTACGGTCAAGTGGCAGGTCTCGTCGTGTTGATGCTGTGGTTTTACCTGTCTGCGATGATTATTATACTGGGTGGGCTGCTGAATACGGTGGTGTTTCCGCATGACTAA
- a CDS encoding four-carbon acid sugar kinase family protein, with amino-acid sequence MKVGVIADDLTGANATGVKLVKQGFEAATMVYYDQPPVSGSYNAVCIDTDSRYARKDVAEMRIKKSLENLKNWSADVICKRIDSTVRGNIGIEIDTVLNELGEKSIAVVVASFPDSNRITSGGYLLVNGVPVQATDVAKDPVTPLTESYVPSIIRKQSEFNVAHIGLEIVLQGKEIILQDLKKKIQDGNRVLVLDAVTDEEIEDIAHAMALIEDYQLVPVDPGPLTAYYSKAYTSQHTQSKKIIVTVGSVTSLSAQQLNYLIDKTNANPVYVDADKLASISDSWETEVDSVVKEALERISQQDILIITTNSPAAKRLDLKRLSEEQGVSQDQLAKRIADGLGKITRIVIQSTSYEIGGCFSSGGDVTASLCSIGRAEGIKLKDEVLPLVAYGEFIGGYFDGIPLATKGGMVGDKKAIYTIVKHLLANQTSTKQVN; translated from the coding sequence ATGAAAGTCGGAGTCATTGCGGATGATTTAACAGGTGCTAACGCAACTGGAGTCAAACTCGTAAAACAAGGCTTTGAGGCAGCGACTATGGTCTATTACGATCAGCCGCCTGTATCAGGCAGTTATAATGCCGTTTGTATTGACACAGATAGCAGATATGCCAGAAAAGATGTTGCAGAAATGCGAATTAAAAAATCCCTTGAAAACCTGAAAAACTGGAGTGCTGATGTGATATGCAAGCGAATCGACAGTACTGTACGAGGAAATATCGGCATTGAAATTGATACGGTTCTAAATGAACTAGGCGAAAAATCAATAGCAGTTGTTGTAGCATCGTTTCCAGATTCAAACCGAATTACATCAGGCGGATATCTTTTAGTAAATGGTGTACCTGTTCAAGCAACAGATGTTGCAAAAGACCCGGTAACACCACTCACTGAATCCTATGTTCCCTCTATTATTAGAAAACAAAGTGAATTTAATGTTGCACACATCGGTCTGGAAATCGTTCTTCAAGGAAAAGAGATCATTTTACAAGATTTGAAGAAAAAGATTCAAGACGGGAATCGTGTCCTCGTTTTAGATGCGGTGACAGACGAAGAGATTGAAGACATAGCTCATGCGATGGCATTAATCGAGGATTATCAACTAGTGCCGGTTGATCCTGGACCGCTTACAGCTTATTACTCAAAAGCGTACACGAGTCAGCACACACAAAGTAAGAAAATCATCGTAACCGTTGGAAGTGTAACGTCGTTAAGTGCCCAACAACTAAATTACCTGATCGATAAAACAAATGCGAACCCGGTTTATGTGGATGCAGATAAACTGGCAAGTATTTCAGATAGCTGGGAAACCGAAGTCGATAGTGTGGTAAAAGAAGCTTTAGAGCGTATAAGTCAGCAAGATATTTTGATCATCACGACCAATTCACCAGCTGCTAAGCGATTGGATCTTAAACGATTATCCGAAGAACAAGGTGTAAGTCAAGATCAGCTAGCGAAACGAATCGCTGACGGTTTAGGTAAGATTACACGCATCGTCATTCAATCAACCTCATACGAAATTGGCGGATGCTTCTCAAGTGGAGGCGATGTTACAGCTTCCCTTTGTTCAATAGGAAGAGCTGAAGGTATCAAGCTAAAAGACGAAGTGCTGCCGCTTGTTGCTTATGGCGAGTTCATTGGCGGATATTTCGATGGCATTCCACTAGCCACAAAGGGAGGCATGGTTGGAGATAAAAAAGCGATCTACACAATCGTAAAGCACCTGTTAGCTAACCAAACGTCAACGAAACAAGTGAATTAA
- a CDS encoding DeoR/GlpR family DNA-binding transcription regulator — protein MMPKERRNKILKQLSANGKIDIEDLVSQLNVSAMTIRRDLAYLEENDKIIRTHGGAILNKPLVIESSFASKEGKFNDQKKMIAKKAVEYIQDHSTILLDSGTTTLEIAKLLKDKKTITVVTNDIKIAAELIDTDVKVIVTGGELQNNVGTLFGPLTEQMLKNIHVDVFFLGAHAIDFKAGVTAPTFEKASIKQLMIEASEKTWLVADSSKFDQKSLTKVCDLSLICGVITDHSISPGTTEKLNEYLEVVIVEGGEQS, from the coding sequence ATGATGCCTAAAGAACGTAGAAATAAAATTCTTAAACAATTAAGTGCGAATGGAAAAATAGATATTGAAGATCTTGTTAGCCAGTTGAATGTTTCAGCTATGACGATTCGTCGTGACCTTGCTTACCTAGAAGAAAATGATAAGATCATCCGTACACATGGCGGTGCGATCTTAAATAAACCGTTGGTTATTGAATCATCATTTGCTTCCAAAGAAGGGAAGTTCAATGACCAAAAGAAAATGATTGCCAAAAAAGCGGTGGAGTATATACAAGATCACTCAACGATTCTTTTAGACTCTGGCACAACAACATTAGAAATCGCAAAATTGCTAAAAGACAAAAAGACGATCACGGTTGTTACGAATGACATAAAAATTGCAGCAGAGCTGATTGATACGGATGTGAAAGTGATTGTTACAGGCGGCGAACTGCAAAATAACGTAGGTACATTATTTGGACCACTCACTGAACAAATGCTGAAGAACATTCATGTTGATGTTTTTTTCCTAGGGGCTCATGCGATTGACTTCAAAGCAGGTGTTACTGCACCTACTTTTGAAAAGGCTTCCATAAAACAGCTCATGATTGAAGCGTCAGAAAAAACATGGCTAGTAGCAGATTCAAGCAAGTTTGATCAAAAGTCACTTACAAAAGTATGCGATCTTTCTCTGATTTGTGGGGTGATTACAGATCACAGCATTTCCCCAGGGACCACTGAAAAATTGAATGAATATCTAGAGGTTGTAATCGTTGAAGGTGGTGAGCAATCATGA
- a CDS encoding biotin-dependent carboxyltransferase family protein translates to MIKITKPGLLTSVQDLGRYGYQKYGVIASGVMDATAHRIANLLVGNDENEATLELTLLGPDMEFTEDTLISICGGNLSPSVDGKPVKLWRSVLVKAGSKLKFGGCKTGCRAYLAVAGGFDLPEVMDSKSTYIRAGIGGFNGKPLQADDELTLGEPSDFATQITKVLSAELDGQKFAEMQWTIASEFTATPASKPKVRVMKGRQYDWFTQDSQMKLFTESFEVTSQSDRMGYRMKGPELLLEKEQEMLSEAVNSGTIQVPSEGNPIVLLADRQTTGGYPKIGQIATVDLPIMAQLKPGDKVQFTEVSHEVAQQLYLDREKQIHQLKQGISLKIKQESK, encoded by the coding sequence ATGATTAAGATTACGAAGCCGGGTCTCCTTACAAGTGTTCAAGATTTAGGCCGCTATGGTTATCAAAAATACGGTGTGATCGCGAGTGGCGTGATGGATGCGACAGCCCATCGGATAGCAAACCTTTTAGTTGGCAATGATGAGAATGAAGCGACGTTGGAGCTCACTTTATTAGGTCCTGACATGGAATTTACGGAAGACACGCTGATTTCAATCTGCGGCGGAAACCTCTCCCCTTCAGTTGATGGGAAGCCAGTTAAACTATGGCGTTCTGTTTTAGTGAAAGCCGGAAGCAAACTTAAGTTCGGAGGCTGCAAAACAGGCTGCCGTGCTTATTTAGCGGTCGCGGGTGGTTTCGATCTGCCTGAGGTCATGGACAGCAAATCAACTTACATAAGGGCAGGAATTGGCGGATTTAACGGAAAACCGCTTCAAGCGGATGATGAACTAACACTCGGAGAACCTAGTGATTTTGCGACCCAAATTACGAAAGTGTTATCAGCTGAATTAGACGGGCAAAAGTTTGCGGAGATGCAGTGGACGATTGCATCAGAATTCACAGCAACACCAGCTTCAAAACCGAAAGTACGCGTGATGAAAGGCAGACAGTATGATTGGTTTACGCAAGACAGCCAGATGAAGCTTTTTACCGAATCGTTTGAAGTGACATCGCAGTCTGATCGAATGGGCTACCGCATGAAAGGGCCTGAACTTTTACTCGAAAAAGAACAAGAAATGCTATCAGAAGCTGTGAACTCCGGTACGATTCAAGTGCCATCAGAAGGCAATCCGATTGTGCTGCTGGCGGACCGGCAAACGACTGGCGGCTATCCGAAAATCGGGCAGATCGCAACGGTCGATCTTCCAATCATGGCGCAGCTGAAGCCTGGCGACAAAGTACAATTCACCGAGGTCTCACATGAAGTCGCTCAACAGTTATATTTAGACCGAGAAAAACAAATACACCAGTTGAAACAAGGAATCTCACTAAAAATAAAACAAGAATCGAAGTAA
- a CDS encoding LamB/YcsF family protein: MSVIDINCDMGESFGAYRLGTDEEILKYVTSANIACGFHAGDPATMRKTVKLALEHGVGIGVHPGLPDLAGFGRRNIDISPQEAYEMVVYQIGSLWAFVQAEGGEIQHVKPHGALYNMAAVNRELSEAISEAVYKVNPELILFGLAGSELVKAGEKVGLRTASEVFADRTYQQDCTLTSRKLPNCMIENDDEAVAQVIRMVKEGKVLTQQKVDADITADTVCIHGDGAHALSFAKKIRQTLEDSGITVRKIGESI; the protein is encoded by the coding sequence ATGAGTGTTATTGATATTAACTGCGATATGGGTGAGAGTTTTGGAGCTTATAGACTCGGAACAGATGAAGAGATTTTAAAGTATGTGACGTCAGCTAACATTGCGTGCGGATTTCATGCTGGTGATCCAGCGACTATGAGAAAAACGGTGAAGCTTGCTCTTGAACATGGTGTTGGAATTGGAGTTCACCCAGGCTTGCCTGACCTTGCCGGGTTTGGCCGTCGTAATATCGATATCTCGCCTCAAGAAGCGTATGAGATGGTGGTATACCAGATCGGTTCGTTATGGGCGTTCGTTCAGGCAGAAGGCGGAGAGATCCAGCATGTGAAGCCTCATGGTGCGCTTTACAACATGGCTGCGGTGAATCGTGAGCTATCGGAAGCAATTTCAGAAGCGGTGTATAAGGTGAACCCGGAGTTGATTCTGTTTGGCCTTGCCGGAAGTGAGCTTGTGAAAGCAGGCGAGAAGGTGGGACTTCGCACGGCATCAGAAGTTTTTGCGGACAGAACGTATCAGCAGGATTGCACGCTTACCTCCCGCAAGCTGCCGAATTGCATGATCGAAAATGACGATGAAGCTGTTGCCCAAGTGATCCGCATGGTAAAAGAGGGAAAAGTCCTGACACAGCAGAAAGTGGATGCGGATATCACAGCTGATACCGTTTGTATCCACGGAGACGGAGCTCATGCGCTTTCTTTTGCGAAAAAGATTAGGCAGACGCTTGAGGATTCGGGGATTACGGTTCGGAAAATCGGTGAAAGTATTTAA
- the gnd gene encoding phosphogluconate dehydrogenase (NAD(+)-dependent, decarboxylating) translates to MKIGLIGLGKMGYNLVLNMTNKGHEVVAHDVSEEAMNKIASEGVETAASFEEMISKLPTPKIVWLMVPAGDITEDVMNRVSSLLSEQDIIIDGGNANYKDTLRRGNDLKEKGIYLIDSGTSGGMDGARDGVCTMIGGDKEAFDQVEKLFQDISVENGYLYTGKSGSGHFLKMVHNGIEYGMMQAIAEGYEILEKSDFDYDYEEVSRVWNNGSVIRSWLIELMQNAFSKDAKLDSLRGVMNSSGEGKWTVETALDLQAVAPVITLSQIMRYRSQENDTFSGKVVAALRNEFGGHAVVKK, encoded by the coding sequence ATGAAAATTGGTTTAATCGGTTTAGGAAAAATGGGTTATAATTTGGTTTTGAATATGACTAATAAAGGTCATGAAGTAGTGGCTCACGATGTTAGTGAAGAAGCAATGAATAAAATCGCCAGTGAAGGTGTTGAAACAGCGGCATCTTTTGAGGAAATGATCAGTAAGCTTCCAACACCTAAAATCGTTTGGTTAATGGTTCCAGCAGGCGACATTACTGAAGATGTTATGAATCGTGTCTCCTCACTTCTATCTGAACAAGATATTATTATTGATGGTGGAAATGCAAATTACAAAGACACACTCCGTCGAGGAAATGATTTAAAGGAAAAAGGAATATATCTTATAGATTCCGGTACTAGCGGCGGTATGGACGGAGCAAGAGACGGTGTCTGCACGATGATTGGCGGAGATAAAGAGGCTTTTGATCAAGTCGAGAAGTTATTTCAAGATATCTCAGTTGAAAACGGATACCTCTACACAGGCAAGTCTGGAAGCGGACATTTCCTTAAGATGGTTCACAATGGTATTGAATATGGGATGATGCAGGCTATTGCGGAAGGCTATGAAATCCTAGAGAAAAGCGATTTTGATTACGATTACGAAGAGGTTTCACGAGTTTGGAATAATGGATCTGTCATTCGCTCTTGGCTGATCGAACTCATGCAGAATGCTTTTTCAAAAGATGCAAAGCTTGATAGTTTAAGAGGTGTAATGAACTCATCTGGGGAAGGTAAATGGACCGTTGAAACTGCACTTGATTTGCAAGCTGTTGCACCTGTCATTACATTATCTCAAATCATGAGATACCGTTCTCAAGAAAACGATACATTCTCTGGAAAAGTGGTTGCAGCACTTCGAAACGAATTCGGTGGACATGCTGTAGTAAAAAAATAA